The DNA region GGCGACAAGATCGAGGCCAAGCGCACGGCGCTGAAGCTCGGCATCCCGTGCGTGCCGGGGTCCGAGGGTGGCGTCGAGGACGCCGACACCGCCAAGCGCGTGGCCGCCGAGATCGGCTACCCCGTTCTCGTGAAGGCGGCGGCGGGCGGCGGCGGCCGCGGCATGAAGGTCGCGCGCTCCGAGGCCGAGCTCGAGCAGGCGATCGGCATGGCCAAGTCCGAGGCCAAGGCCGCCTTCGGTGACGACGCGGTCTACCTCGAGAAGTACCTGGAGAAGCCCCGCCACATCGAGGTCCAGGTGCTCGGCGACGGCCGCGGCGGTGCCGTCCACCTCGCCGAGCGCGACTGCTCGCTCCAGCGCCGCCACCAGAAGGTTTGGGAGGAAGGCGGCTCGCCGGCGCTCAACGAGTCGATGCGCGCCGAGATCGGCGGCATCTGCGCCAACGCCATGAAGGAACTCGGCTATCTCGGCGCCGGGACGGTCGAGTTTCTCTACGAGGACGGGCGGTTCTACTTCATCGAGATGAACACCCGCATCCAGGTCGAGCATCCGGTGACCGAGATGATCACCGGGATCGACCTCGTCATCGAGCAGATCCAGGTCGCCTCGGGCGGCCCGCTCTCGGTGAGCCAGGCGGACATTAAGGTCGAGGGCCACGCCATCGAGTGCCGGATTAACGCCGAGCACCCGGAAACCTTCCGGCCGTCCCCGGGTGAGATCACCCATTATCACACGCCCGGCGGCCTCGGCGTCCGCGTCGATTCGGCGGCGTTCCAGGGCTACCGCATCCCGCCGAACTACGATTCGCTGATCGGCAAGCTGATCGTCCACGGCCGGACCCGCAACGAGTGCCTCATGCGCCTGCGCCGGGCCCTGGACGAGTTCGTCATCGACGGGATCGACACGACGCTGCCGCTGTTCCGGACGCTGGTTCGCAACCCGGACGTGCAGAACGGTCTTTACGACATTCACTGGCTGGAGCATTTCCTGGAAGACGGCGGCATGAAAGCCTGATCGGAACCGGGCGAGGCTGCGGCGAGAGCGGCGCGCGGGGGATCTGGTCATCGCACCGGCCGTGCGCGACATTCACGGCATGCACGACACCGCCCGCGTGGACATCACCCCCGAGATCCTGCTGAAGGCCTACGCGGCCGGTATCTTCCCGATGGCGGAGGATGCCGACGACCCGACGCTCTACTGGGTCGAGCCCAAGGCGCGCGGCGTGCTGCCCCTCGACGCGTTCCGCGTGTCCCGGCGCCTTGCCCGGACCGTGCGGTCCGACCAGTTCGTGGTTCGCTGCGACACCGATTTCAACGGCGTGATCGACGGTTGCGCCGCGCCCCGACGGGACAGCGAGCGCACCTGGATTAACGGGCGGATCCGCGAGCTCTACGGCGCCCTGTTCGACATCGGCCACGTCCACACGGTCGAGGTCTACGCGGGCGCGGATGGCCGGCTCGTCGGCGGCCTCTACGGCGTCTCGCTCGGGGCGGCCTTCTTCGGCGAGAGCATGTTCCACGAGGTCCGCGACGCGTCGAAGGTCGCCCTCGTCCACCTGATGGGGCGCCTGCGCGCCGGGCGCTACCGGCTCGCCGACACCCAGTTCGTCACCGACCACCTGACGCAGTTCGGCGCCGAGGAGGTGCCGCGGCACGTCTACAAGCGCCGCCTCGCCGACGCCCTCGATCAGGTCGCCGACTGGAACGTCTGGCCCGGTGACGGCTCGGTGCCGGGTGCGCGGGTCCTCGAAGCGCTCAAAGCTCCGGATCGTGGCTAGGGCCGGAGGCCTCGAAAGCCGGCGCTAGCGCCGACGCCGGTGGCGGTAGCCGGTCGAGAACGAGGCGTATTGCCGGCCGCGGACGGACCGGTAGCGTCGCCGGCGGCTGGTGCTGGCCTCGACCGTCTCCTCCACCTGCGGGATCGGCTCGGCCATGGCGGCCGCGGGCGTGGCCGCCGCCGCGACCGTCGTGTCGGCCGAGGCGTAGCCGCCGGCGACGTTCTTCGCCGCCGGGCCGAACATCGCGAGACACTGGTTGTAGGCGAGGTCGTTCTTGAGGCGCTCGCATTCACCGATGGAGCGCGGTGTCCCCTGCGCCAGGGCCGGAAGGGGCGCGAGCAGCACGACGAGGGCAGCCAGCGGCTTGAGGCAGTGAATCGGGCGGTGCACGGAGGGGGTCTCGAGCGGTGACGGCAGGCTTGTGATCCCCGAGTGCGGCGAAATCGAGGGTTCGCCTCACCGATCGGGCCGCTCCATCCACCGGATCAGCGGCATCAGCGGGAAGATCCACGCGATGCCGAGAACCGAGTAGATCACGGCCTGTACCGCCGCCGGTGTCTCCGAGATGCGGCTGTCGGCCAGGGTCATCGCCAGCGGGCCGTAGAGGCAGACGAAGACCAGGATGGCGAGGGTCCCGATCAGGGTCCGGGTGCGGCGACGCATTGCTGAGTTCCTGGGTCGTGCCTTCGGACTGTGCCGCCGGCTGGGCGGCCGGCGCTGCGGGCGCGGATGGGCGACGGCTACCGTTCCGGGATCCGGTTGGCAACGCGCTCGCTGACGCGGGCTGCGGCGCCGGCGCCGTTGCTGGTCGGCCGGACATCCCCTAACCCGCGTCAGGCCGGGGTTTTCCCGGATCCGCGGAAGGGACGTGCATGGACATGAGTGGCGCGGGCGACCGGCGGTCGGGGGCGGTGCGAACCTGGCTCTACGTGGTCGCGGCCCTGGTGGTCGCCATGGTGGCGGTCGGCGGCGCGACGCGGCTGACCGGGTCCGGCCTGTCGATCACCGAGTGGCGCCCTGTCACGGGCGCGATCCCGCCGCTCACCGAGGCCGACTGGGCGGCCGAGTTCGCCAAGTACCGGGACACGCCGCAATACAACATCCTCAACCAGGGGATGGGATTGTCGGCCTTCAAGGTTCTGTACGGCTGGGAATGGGGCCATCGCCTGCTCGGCCGCGTGATCGGCTTCGTGTTCTTCCTGCCGCTGATCGTGTTCTGGTGGCAGGGCCGGATCAGCCGGCGCCTCGGGCTCGGCCTGCTCGGTCTCGGCCTGCTCGGCGGCCTCCAGGGCGCCATCGGCTGGATCATGGTCGCCTCGGGCCTTCAGCCCGGCATGACGGCGGTGGCGCCGCTCAAGCTCGCCCTGCACCTCACCACCGCGAGCCTGATCCTGGCCGGGCTGGTCTGGCTGGCTGCGGGCGAGCGCCGCGGCGTCCTGGCGCCGGCCACGGCACGGCTGCGGGCGACCGCCCTGCTGCTGCCGATCCTGGTCCTGGTGCAGATCTTCCTCGGCGGCCTCGTCGCCGGCTCGCATGCCGGCCTCGTCTACAACACGTGGCCGACCATGGACGGCCAACTCGTCCCGCCGCTGGACAGCCTGTTCGCGATCCGGCCCTGGATCGAGAACTTCGTCGACAACCACGCCCTTGTTCAATTCGACCACCGGGTGACGGCGTACCTCGTGTTCGTCGTGGCGGTCCTGCACGCCGTCGACGCCCGGCTCACCGGCCCGAAGAGCGCGGGCGGTCGGGCCACGGGCGTCGTGATCCTCGTCCTCGCCCAGATGGCGCTCGGGATCGCGACGCTGCTCCTCGCCGTTCCGCTCTGGGCGGCACTCGCGCATCAGGTGCTCGCCATGGCGGTGCTGACGATGGCCACCGTCCATGCCCGGCTCAGCCGCGGATCCGGCCTGGTCGAGCCCGCCGCCGCCGAGCCGCCGCTGGGGTTCGAGGGGCTCGTCGGAGGCCGGATCTAGGCTCTCGTGCGGTGCAGCGGTCGCGCTGCACCGCACGAGACTTTTACCGCTTTCAGTGGAACCTTGGGATAACTCCCCATCAGCAATCTGCACATGGAACGACTAAGACTTCTCAAGCTTTAAGCTGCACGCGTTGCAGGAGGCTTCAAGATGTCTCTCGCGGAGGATGGTCGACCGCTCTCCCTCACCTGGCACTACACGCCGCGGGAGATCATGGCGGATGGCGTGATCCACGGTCTCGGCGTGGTGCTCGGCCTCGCCGGTGCCGTGGCCCTGGTGGCGACCGCGGTCACGGCCCATCTCGGGCTCGGCGAGCGGGCGGCGGTGGTCGTGTACGCCACGGCGCTCGTGCTGATGCTCGGCGTCTCCGCCCTCTACAATCTCCACCCCGTCAGCCCGCGCAAATGGCTCCTGCGCCGCGCCGACCACGCCCTGATCTACCTGATGATCGCCGGGACCTACACGCCGCTGGTCGCCCTCGTGGGATCGGGGCCGCGTGCCTACGCCCTCTTGGCGATGATCTGGCTGGTGGCGCTGATCGGGATCGCGGTGAAGCTCTTCCTGCCGGGCCGGTTCGACCGCCTGTCGATCGGGCTCTACCTGATGCTCGGCTGGAGCGGGCTGTTCGCCTACGAGTCGGTGATCGCGGCGCTTCAGCCCACCGCTCTGTGGCTGCTGGGAATCGGCGGGGCGCTCTACTCGATCGGCGTCGTGTTCCACATCTGGCGGACCCTGCCCTTCCAGAACGCGATCTGGCACGGCTTCGTCCTCGCCGCGACGGCCTGCCACTACGGGACGATCTGGGCCAGCCTGAACGGCTCGCCGATCACCTAGCGTTGGAGTCGATTGTGATTTCGCGCGTAAAACTCCGGTTACCGTTCCGATGGAAAGGTCGAGTGACGGTGACCTGCTTTAAGTTTCCCGCGACCACGGGTGCACCACAACCTGGGGACTGATATTCCCGGGAGCTGGACCGTGGTCCCGAAGACGAACGACTCTGGCATCGCTCAGCGCTACCGGATCCTGCACGTGTTCAGGGCGCCCGTGGGCGGATTGTTCCGGCACGTGATGGATCTCGCCCGCCTCCAGGCGGCCGCGGGACACCATGTCGGTGTCGTCTGCGATTCTAGCACGGGCGGCGACCGCGCCGCGGGCGCCCTGGCGGACCTGACGCCCTGCCTGGATCTCGGCCTCGTCCGGATCCCGATGCGCCGGAATCCGCATCCGTCGGACTGGTCCTGTCTCAGCGCCGTGGCGCGGAGGGCCGCGGAGGTCAACGCGGACGTCCTGCACGGACACGGTGCCAAGGGCGGCGCCTACGCGCGGCTCGCCGCGGCGGGTCCGGCGATCCGCGCCTACACGCCGCACGGGGGCAGCTACAATTACCGGCCGGGCAGCCCGCTGCACCGCCTCTACATGGGGGCCGAAGCGGTGCTGGCGCGCCGCACGGACGCGTTCCTGTTCGAGAGCGAGTACGTCGCCGGCCGCCACTGGAGCTTCGTCGGCGGTCCCGAGCGCGTGACGCGGATCGTGCACAACGGCATCGCCGAGGCGGAGTTCGCGCCGCTGGACCGCGTCGCCGAGCCCTTCGACCTGCTCTATGTCGGCGAGCTGCGGGAGGCCAAGGGCCTGCCCTACCTGCTCGAGGCGCTGGTCCGGCTGCGGGCCGAGGGGCGGGCGCTGCGCCTGCTCCTGGTCGGATCCGGGCCGGATGCCGAGATCCTGCGGGAGACCGTGGTGCGTCTCGGCCTGGCCGACGCGGTGGCGTTCGAGCCGCCGCAGGCGATCCGCGCCGTGCTGGCCCGCGGCCGGATCCTCGTCGTCCCGTCGCTCGCGGAGTCGCTGCCCTACGTCGTGCTGGAAGCCGCCGCGGCGGCGCAGCCGCTGGTCGCAACCCGGGTCGGCGGCATCCCGGAGATCTTCGGCGCGGCCGCTCGCGACCTCGTCCCGTCGCGGGACCCGGCGGCGCTCGCCGAGGGGATCCGCGGCGTCCTCGACGCCGCGCCGGAGGCCCTGGCCGCGCGGACGCAGGGCCTGAGCGCCTCGATCCGTCAGCGCTTCTCCCTGGAACGCATGGGCAGCGAGGTGATCTCCGGCTACGCCGCGGCCTTCGAAGCCCGCGCGGAGCGCCGCGATCCCGCGCCGCGGGCGATCGCCGGCGCCCGGACCGCCTGACGGCGAGACCGGCAGGACGAGGATCGTGGGCCTGTGCGCCGCGGTGGAAAAGGCGGCGCCACCCTCGCTCTTAAATGTTCCAACAGCGCCCCGTGCCAAGCTCGCGCCGAGGCAGCGACCGCAAGGCTCGGGGGGAGCCGATCGATGAGCGCGTTCGACATTCGCGATCTTCTTGAGGCCGCCGTCCCCATGGAGGCGTCCTCGGTCCAGGCCGCCGTCAGCGTGCCCCTCGCCGAGACCGCGGCGCCGGGACCGACGGCGATCTCGCCCGTCGTGGTGGCCGGGCTGGTGCGCGCGCTGGAATGCACGCTCATTTTCGGCCTGGGCGCATTGCTGCACGTGCTGATGCTGCGCGGCCGCGTCCCGTTCGGGCTGACCTACGCGGGCGCGATCGGCGCGATCGCGGTGATCACCGTGACGCTGATCCAGGCGTCGGGCGGCTACCGGGTCGCCGCCTTCCGGAGCTTCTTCAAGACCGCCATCCGGCTCATCGCGGCGTGGTCGATGACCTTCCTGATGGTCGCCGCCGGGCTCGTGCTGGCCAAAGTGGCCGACCATTACTCGCGCCTCTGGCTCGCGACCTTCTTCGGCGGCGGGCTCGCGGCCCTGCTGGTCGGGCGCTTCGTCCTCTTCCGCATCATCGACGTCCAGACCCGGGCGGGACGGTTCGACCGGCGCACCGCCATCGTGGGCGGCGGCCAGCCCGCGGAGGACCTGATCGCCGCCCTGGAGACGCAGAGCGAGAGCGGCATCCGCATCGTCGGCGTGTTCGACGACCGCAACGCCGATCGGTCCTCGGACGTGGTGGCGGGGCACCCCAAGCTCGGCAACGTCGACGACTTGGTCGCCTACGCGCGCCATGCCCGGCTCGACCTGATCGTGTTCACGATCCCGATCACCGCGGAGGCGCGGATCCTCCAGATGCTCGCCAAGCTCTGGGTCCTGCCGATCGACATCCGGCTCTCGGCGCACGCCGCCAAGCTGCGTCTGCGCCCGCGCAGCTACTCGTATCTCGGCTCGGTCCCGGTGCTGGACGTGTTCGACCGTCCGATCGCCGATTGGGACGTCGTGGTGAAGGCGCTGTTCGACCGCTGCGTCGGCCTGATGATGCTGCTGGCGCTGTCGCCGCTCATGCTGGCGATCGCCCTGGCGGTGCGATTGACATCCCGCGGGCCGGTGCTGTTCCGGCAGAAGCGCCACGGATTCAACAACGAGCTGATCGAGGTCTACAAGTTCCGCTCGATGTACGTCGATCAGTGCGACGCCGGCGCGGCCAGGATGGTGACCCGGGGCGATCCCCGCGTGACCCCGGTCGGCCGCTTCATCCGCAAGACCTCGCTCGACGAGCTGCCGCAGCTGTTCAACGTGCTCAAGGGCGACCTGTCGCTGGTGGGCCCGCGCCCGCACGCGCTGCAGGCCAAAGCCGCCAACACCCTGTACGACCAGGTGGTCGACGGCTACTTCGCCCGCCACAAGGTCAAGCCCGGCATCACCGGCTGGGCGCAGGTCAACGGCTGGCGGGGCGAGACGGACACTTCCGAGAAGCTGCAGCGGCGTGTCGAGCACGACCTCTATTACATAGAGAACTGGTCGGTGCTGCTCGACCTGCAGATCCTGCTGACCACCCCGTTCGCGCTGTTCAAGACCGAGAACGCCTACTGAGCGGAGGGGCCGGCACCGGAGCGGTGCCGGCCGATGGCGCCACTACGGCAGGGCGCCGGCCTTCTCCTTGGCCTTCAGGATCGTGTCGCGGCAGCCCTGGGCGTCGCCGGACTTGTCCTGCTGGCGCGCCTGGGCGACCAGCTTCTTGGCTTCCTCGACGCCTGCGGCAGTGGGCTTCACGGCGGCGTCCGACTTGGTGAGCGCCGGCGGCGTGTCGAGCGCCTTGGGCGAGTTGGACGACGTGGTGCCGCCGGGCGGCGTCGTGCCGGTCACCGAGGCGGCGCCGGCGCTGTCGAGCCGCCGCTGCAGCGTATCGACCTCGTCGGCACACGGGGTCGCCAGGGCTGGCGTCGCGGCCGCCAGGGCCAGGGCTGCAACGGCGAAACGGATGATCATCGGGACGAGGCTCCACGGTGTCGGAGTGCGGCCGGCGCCGACCCGTCGTGCGTGAGCGGGCGGTGATGCGTCGGTGCAGCTACCGGGGAGACGCCGGGCGAACGGGCCCGTTCCCGAGACAGGAGGCCGCATGCGGCAGACCCGAAACGCGACGGGCGCCCCGCGCGGCCCTCAGGCCGCGCGGGACGCCCGCTTCTCGACATTGCGGACGGATCAGTACTTCCGGATGATCGGCTCCGGCGCCATCGGGACCGGATCGGCGCCGAAGGCGTAGCGGATGCCGGCGTAGACCGAGAAGGGCTGCGCCAGGGTGGTGGTCCGCGGATCGCTGATCCGCAGGTTGCCGGCCACCGCGCCCGGCTCGGCGTAGGTGCCGAACGTGGTGTAGCGGTTGTTGGTCAGGTTGGTGATGAGGCCGAAGACCTCGAGGTTCTTCGTCACCTGATACTTCGTCTGGAAGTTCAGAACGTAGTAGGGCGGCAGCTTGCGGTTCAGGTTCGACTCGTCGCCGCGGAAGTACGACGAGGAGAAGGCCTGGAGGTAGAGGCCGAACTGCCAGTTGGGCGTGACGAAGTAGTCGAACCCGGCCTTGATCTGGTGGGTCGGCACCAGCGGCACGACGTTGCCCTTGCGGACCTGGATCGCGCCGTCGTCCGCGAGCGGGTTGTTGGGCGACGACAGGGTGCCGTTGAACTGGAAGGTCGCGTCGACCAGCGCGTAGTTGGCGTAGACCCGCAGGTAATCGGCCGTGTACTCGCCGCCGACCTCGATGCCTTGCCGCTGCGTCGACGGCACGTTCACGAAGTAGGCGCGGGCGGTGTTGCCGGGGGTGGCCAGCGACAGGATGTCGTTGGCGAGATCGGTGCGGAAGGCACCGATCTTGTAGGTGATGATGCCGCCGTCATAGGTGTTCGGCAGCTGGCCGCGGAAGCCGACCTCGTAGGTCCGCCCGGTGACCTGCTTGAGCGGCGGGTCCGCCACCAGCGAGTTCGGCAGCAGGCACGGCCGGTCCGGGTTGGCGCAGGCCAGCTCCAGCGGGGTCGGTGCGCGGTTCGACTCCGAGTAGCTGCCGTAGAGGTTCAGCGCGTCGAAGAATCGGTAGGTCAGGCCGGCGACCGGGTTGATCTTGTTGAAGTAGTGCGTGCCGGTCACGTCCGGCGAGAAGCCGGTCAGGTCCTCGCTCTGGATGCGCGCGAAGTTGAGCCGGGCACCGGCGGTCAGCGCCAGCCGGTCGGTCACGTCGAGCGTGTCGAGGGTGTAGAGGCCCATGTAGAGGTTTGAGCCGTTGACCGAACTCGGCGCGATGCCGAGCGCGCCGGCGGTCCGCAGCTGCGGCGTGCCGAGGCCCGGGACGTTGCCGTAGAACGGGTTGCTCGGGTTGGTGGTGATCGACAGATCCGGGTTGATCACGCCCAGGGTGCTGGACGACTTGAACCCGTAATTGGCCGCGTCGATGCTGCCGCCGACCACGAAGGTGTTGGACAGGCCGAAGATCCGGTCGCGGTTGGCGGCCTGGAGCGAGCCGCCGAAGCCGGTGGCTTCCGTACGGGTCGTGTCCAGCGTGCCGTACGGGATGCCCGCCCGGAACGGGATGCGCTGGTTCTGCTGCCCCAGGATCAGGAACTGGTTGCGGAAGGCGAGCTGCGACTGTCCGGCCGCCGGGCTGAACCCGTCATCCTCGAAGCAGAGGTTGCCGCGGAAGCTGGACCGCGTGCTGCAGTTCTCGAAGTTGCCGTCGTTGCCGTCGACGTAGGTCTGGCTGAAGCGGCGGAAATAGGCGTTGCCGGCGAGATCCCAGGTCGGCGAGATGTCGACCCGGCCAGTCAGCTGGAGCGTGCCGACCTCGGTGGTGGTGGTCTGCGGGAAGGTGAAGATCGCCCGCGGGTCGCGGTGGGTGAAGTCCACCGGCGTGGCCGCGGCCGCGCCGAAGAAGCTGCGGGCGGCGAGCCCAATCAGGTGGAACTCCGAGTCCTGCGAGCGGTAGCCGATGTCACCGTAGAGGCGGCCGATCGTGCTCGGGCTCTCGTAGCGCCAGCCGCGGTCGTTCAGGCCGTCGCCGGTGAAGTAGACGCTCCAGGGGCCGGACACCTTGCCGTACTCGAGGTAGCCGGCGGTGCGCGCGTCCGAGCCGCCCCAGGCCGAGATCTCGGTGCCCTGCCAAGTGAAGCCGTTCTTCATCTGGATGTTGACCGCGCCGCCGAGCGCGTTGAGGCCGAAGACCGGGTTGCCGGTGACGACGTCGATGCGCTGGATCGCCTGCGGGGGGATCAGGTCGAAGTTGACGATGTCGCCGAAGGCCTCGTTGATGCGCACGCCGTTCTGGTAGACGGCGAGGCCCTGCGGCACGCCCTGCACGGGCGAGGCCGTGAAGCCGCGATAGGTGATGTCGACGCGGTTGTTGTTACCCTGCGAGTCAGACACGTTGATGCCGGGGGTGCGCCGGGCCAGCGTCGTGGTCAGGTTATCGCTGGCGCGATCGATCGTGAGATCGCTCGCCGTGACCGATTCGACGGTGCTGGGGATCTTGTAGAGGGGCTGCTCGGAGCCGCGCAGCCGCACCCCGGCGCTCGGTCCCACAGAGCCGGCCGGCGGCACCGGGCCGGGCCCGTTGAAGATCTGCGCTTGGCTCGAATTGCCGCCGCCGGATCCGACCGGCGACGTCGAGACGACGCTGATCTCGCCGAGCGTGACCGATTGCTGCGCCTGCACCGCCGCGGGGAGAACCGTCCCGGCGAGAACCCACGCCGACGCGACCAGGCTGCTCCGAAGCGCCCGAAGTGACATCCCCAACCCCCTCAAACCCAAACACATGCTCGTGACTGCCGAGCTTGGGTCTCTCTTGGCGGGTGCCGGGATCGGGCACAATTGGCTCAAGAACACGTGAGACGCGTTTCGGCTCCATTTCCGGTCCCAGTCAACCGAAGCCCGCGATACGTGGTTAAACAGCAACAGTTTCGGTAAAGATTTCAGGCACTTAGGGATATTTCGGCAACTGGCCCGGGACAATTTGGCAATAGCCGCCCGGGCGCCGTCAGAGCCGCGCCTGAATCATGCGCGCGATCTCACCGAGCCGCTGCTCGAGCAGCTGCGGAACCTCACAGACATAGGTCAGCGACTGGCTCCGCTCCTGGAAGATCCGACGGTCCCAAGCGAACTTCGTTTCCAGCTCGTTCTGGTCCTTGGGCAGCTCGGTGGCGTCGGAGGCGCTCGGCGCGTCCTTGACCTGGCTGATCTTGTCGGCCTCGTCGCGGATCCGCTCGGCCATCCGGCGCTGGCCCTGCGCGTACCGCGCGATGCCGCTCACCACCTTGTTGCGCTCGCCGTTCAGCACCTCGAACACGCCCGCGTAGACGCGCGTCAGGGCCTTGTCCTTCGCGTCTTTGTCGGAGCCGAACTTCTCGGCGAACGTGTCGAGGAACGGTCCGACCTGCGAGAGGTCCGTGCGGCGGGACGCGATCTTCTGCGCCAGGACGGCGGCGTCGTTGTCACTGCCCCAGTCGCCGGCGGCCTCCACGTCGGGGCCGGTCCAGAACTGGCCGGGGCTGAGGGTCGCGACCTTGCGCTGGACGCAGGGCCAGTCCGGATCCGGCTTCGGCTGGGCCAGGACGGGACCGGCGAGGACCGCGAGGCCCAGCGCCGGGCCGATGACGCGGGTCAGGAGGACGTTCATTGGGCGGACTCCATCAGGTGTTGTCGCCGGCCGGGCCGCCGCGCCGGGCCATGATGCCGCGGCCCGGGTCGTAGGCGACCACCGCCATGCCGAAGAAGGCGAGCCCCACACCCACCACCACGGCGCAGGCGACCGGCTCGAACTGGAGGTAGAGGGCGTAGCGCACGAGCTGGACCGCGTGGCTGAACGGGTTCAGCTCGCAGATCCAGTACAGGGTCTCTGAGGATTCCCGGATGCGCCACAGGGGGTAGAGGGCCGACGAGGCGAAGAACATCGGGAAGATCACGAAGTTCATCACGCTGGCGAAGTTCTCGAGCTGGCGGACCAGCGAGGAGAGGAAAAGCCCGATCGCCCCGAGCATGAGGCCGGTCGCCAGGAAAGCCGGGAGGGCTGTCAGGTAGCCGAGCCACGGGATGTCGCTCTCCCAGAAATACGCCACGGCCAGGAACGCGTAGGCCTGCACGATCGAGACCGCCACGCCGGCGATGAGCTTGGCGAGCAGGAGCAGCCACCGCGGATAGGGCGAGGTGAGCAGCACCTTCATCGAGCCGACCTCGCGGTCGTAGACCATCGACAGCGACGACTGCATGCCGTTGAACAGCTGGATCATCACGGCGAGGCCCGGCACCACGTAGACCTCGTACAGCACGTAGGTCTGGTAGGGCGGCTCGATGGAGACGCCGAGCGTGTTGCGGAAGCCCGCCGCGAAGATGAACAGCCAGACCAGCGGCCTGACCAGCGCCGAGAAGAATCGCTCTTTCTGATTGAAGAAGCGCAGCAGCTCGCGGCGGACGATGCCGCCGAGGCAGATCAGGTAGCCGACCGCGTCGAGGCGGCCGATCCGCTCGGCCTGGCCGCGCGGCGGGGCGCCGCCGACCCGGGTGGCGAGGAGTGTCGGATTGGTCATGCAGCCGCCCTCCCCGGCTCGGCGACCAGGCGGCGGAACGCGTCGGCGAGGGCCTCGTCGGGCCGACCGATCCCGCCGGCCCGGCCTCGGGCGACGATCCGGCCCCGGTGGAGCACCACGGCGTCGTCGTCGTCCGCGATCTCCTCGAAGATGTGGGTCGCCCAGAGCACCGACAACCCCTCCTCCCGCACCAGGGCGCGGACGATCGCCACGATGTCGGCCCGGGATTCGAGATCGAGGCCGACAGTGGGCTCGTCGAGGAGCAGCAGGTCGGGGCGGTGGATCAGCGAGCGGGCGATCTCGATCCGGCGCGACTGGCCGCCCGAGAGCGTGCGCACCTTGTCGTGGCGCCGGTCCGCCAGACCGACGCGGTCGAGCAGTTCGCCGACGCGCGCCTTGGCGGCGGCGCGGGCGATGCCGTGCAGGCTCGCGTGATAGAGGAGGTTCTGCTCGACAGTGAGATCGGTGTCGAGGGTCCGGGCCTGGAACACGACGCCGAGCCGCGCCAGCGCCCGGGACGGTTCGCGATCGAGCGCGTGGCCGAAGATCGAGACCCGTCCGTTCTGGTTGTTGTAGAGCCGGGTGATGACCGAGAACAGCGTCGTCTTGCCGGCGCCGTTCGGTCCCAGAAGCGCGGCGAAG from Methylobacterium sp. NMS14P includes:
- the aat gene encoding leucyl/phenylalanyl-tRNA--protein transferase; translation: MHDTARVDITPEILLKAYAAGIFPMAEDADDPTLYWVEPKARGVLPLDAFRVSRRLARTVRSDQFVVRCDTDFNGVIDGCAAPRRDSERTWINGRIRELYGALFDIGHVHTVEVYAGADGRLVGGLYGVSLGAAFFGESMFHEVRDASKVALVHLMGRLRAGRYRLADTQFVTDHLTQFGAEEVPRHVYKRRLADALDQVADWNVWPGDGSVPGARVLEALKAPDRG
- the trhA gene encoding PAQR family membrane homeostasis protein TrhA encodes the protein MSLAEDGRPLSLTWHYTPREIMADGVIHGLGVVLGLAGAVALVATAVTAHLGLGERAAVVVYATALVLMLGVSALYNLHPVSPRKWLLRRADHALIYLMIAGTYTPLVALVGSGPRAYALLAMIWLVALIGIAVKLFLPGRFDRLSIGLYLMLGWSGLFAYESVIAALQPTALWLLGIGGALYSIGVVFHIWRTLPFQNAIWHGFVLAATACHYGTIWASLNGSPIT
- a CDS encoding COX15/CtaA family protein yields the protein MDMSGAGDRRSGAVRTWLYVVAALVVAMVAVGGATRLTGSGLSITEWRPVTGAIPPLTEADWAAEFAKYRDTPQYNILNQGMGLSAFKVLYGWEWGHRLLGRVIGFVFFLPLIVFWWQGRISRRLGLGLLGLGLLGGLQGAIGWIMVASGLQPGMTAVAPLKLALHLTTASLILAGLVWLAAGERRGVLAPATARLRATALLLPILVLVQIFLGGLVAGSHAGLVYNTWPTMDGQLVPPLDSLFAIRPWIENFVDNHALVQFDHRVTAYLVFVVAVLHAVDARLTGPKSAGGRATGVVILVLAQMALGIATLLLAVPLWAALAHQVLAMAVLTMATVHARLSRGSGLVEPAAAEPPLGFEGLVGGRI
- the accC gene encoding acetyl-CoA carboxylase biotin carboxylase subunit; its protein translation is MFDKILIANRGEIALRILRAAKELGIATVAVHSTADADAMHVRLADESVCIGPPAARDSYLNIPSIIAACEITGADAVHPGYGFLSENARFAEVLAHHQIGFIGPKAQHIRTMGDKIEAKRTALKLGIPCVPGSEGGVEDADTAKRVAAEIGYPVLVKAAAGGGGRGMKVARSEAELEQAIGMAKSEAKAAFGDDAVYLEKYLEKPRHIEVQVLGDGRGGAVHLAERDCSLQRRHQKVWEEGGSPALNESMRAEIGGICANAMKELGYLGAGTVEFLYEDGRFYFIEMNTRIQVEHPVTEMITGIDLVIEQIQVASGGPLSVSQADIKVEGHAIECRINAEHPETFRPSPGEITHYHTPGGLGVRVDSAAFQGYRIPPNYDSLIGKLIVHGRTRNECLMRLRRALDEFVIDGIDTTLPLFRTLVRNPDVQNGLYDIHWLEHFLEDGGMKA
- a CDS encoding glycosyltransferase family 4 protein; this encodes MVPKTNDSGIAQRYRILHVFRAPVGGLFRHVMDLARLQAAAGHHVGVVCDSSTGGDRAAGALADLTPCLDLGLVRIPMRRNPHPSDWSCLSAVARRAAEVNADVLHGHGAKGGAYARLAAAGPAIRAYTPHGGSYNYRPGSPLHRLYMGAEAVLARRTDAFLFESEYVAGRHWSFVGGPERVTRIVHNGIAEAEFAPLDRVAEPFDLLYVGELREAKGLPYLLEALVRLRAEGRALRLLLVGSGPDAEILRETVVRLGLADAVAFEPPQAIRAVLARGRILVVPSLAESLPYVVLEAAAAAQPLVATRVGGIPEIFGAAARDLVPSRDPAALAEGIRGVLDAAPEALAARTQGLSASIRQRFSLERMGSEVISGYAAAFEARAERRDPAPRAIAGARTA
- a CDS encoding undecaprenyl-phosphate glucose phosphotransferase: MSAFDIRDLLEAAVPMEASSVQAAVSVPLAETAAPGPTAISPVVVAGLVRALECTLIFGLGALLHVLMLRGRVPFGLTYAGAIGAIAVITVTLIQASGGYRVAAFRSFFKTAIRLIAAWSMTFLMVAAGLVLAKVADHYSRLWLATFFGGGLAALLVGRFVLFRIIDVQTRAGRFDRRTAIVGGGQPAEDLIAALETQSESGIRIVGVFDDRNADRSSDVVAGHPKLGNVDDLVAYARHARLDLIVFTIPITAEARILQMLAKLWVLPIDIRLSAHAAKLRLRPRSYSYLGSVPVLDVFDRPIADWDVVVKALFDRCVGLMMLLALSPLMLAIALAVRLTSRGPVLFRQKRHGFNNELIEVYKFRSMYVDQCDAGAARMVTRGDPRVTPVGRFIRKTSLDELPQLFNVLKGDLSLVGPRPHALQAKAANTLYDQVVDGYFARHKVKPGITGWAQVNGWRGETDTSEKLQRRVEHDLYYIENWSVLLDLQILLTTPFALFKTENAY
- a CDS encoding DUF2842 domain-containing protein; amino-acid sequence: MRRRTRTLIGTLAILVFVCLYGPLAMTLADSRISETPAAVQAVIYSVLGIAWIFPLMPLIRWMERPDR